A genomic window from Solanum dulcamara chromosome 11, daSolDulc1.2, whole genome shotgun sequence includes:
- the LOC129872053 gene encoding CSC1-like protein HYP1 gives MILAALLTSVGINLGLCFLFFTLYSILRKQPGNAKVYAPRLVAEGKSQQSSDFNLERLLPSAGWVTRAWRASEEELLSISGLDAVVFMRIFIFSARVFTFAVIVGVFILLPINCMGKQLSLDFLDLPNKSLESFTISNVNDGSNRLWIHFSAVYIFTAVVCYLLYFEYDYISSKRVSYFYSSKPHPHQFTILVRSIPASSGRSYSETVESFFSEYYPATYLSHWVVRRASKLQGLIKNSDRLYRRLVNLKSANHDRERFRRAGFMGLFGQRVDLLDHYEKKLEDIEDNVRAEQSSTLGKEVGAAFVSFRTRFAAASAIHIQQGVNPTQWVTEPAPDPEDVYWPFFSASFLKRWISNLVVVVACVVLTLLFLIPVLIVQGLTHLEQLEIWFPFLKGLLRIAFVSQVITGYLPSLVLQLFLYVVPSIMIMFSSIQGYIAMNQIEKSACIKVLWFTIWNIFFANVLSGTALYRVEIFLEPKNIPAVLAVAVPGQATFFIAYVVTSGWTSTSSELFRLSTLTFNFIKRNICRILDDEFEVPSVPYHSEIPRILLFGLLGITYFFLAPLILPFLLVYYCLGYLIYRNQLLNVYAPKYETGGKLWPIVHDSMIFSLILMHVIAIGIFGLKNLPLASSLTVPLPILTLVFNSYCRRRFLPMFKSYSVESLLKKDKEEQNDPTIASFHERLTTAYQDPALLHVGYSGNSASISAPLLSTTEIDA, from the exons ATGATCCTCGCTGCACTTTTGACTTCTGTTGGAATCAATCTTGGCCTTTGTTTTCTGTTCTTCACTTTGTATTCTATATTGAGAAAGCAGCCAGGAAATGCTAAAGTTTATGCACCGCGCTTGGTTGCTGAGGGGAAATCTCAGCAAAGCAGTGATTTCAATTTGGAGAGACTTTTGCCATCTGCTGGTTGGGTAACAAGAGCATGGCGAGCCTCAGAAGAAGAGCTCTTATCCATCTCCGGCTTGGATGCTGTTGTTTTCATGCGCATATTTATATTCAG TGCTAGAGTTTTTACCTTTGCTGTCATTGTGGGGGTTTTCATTCTTCTGCCTATCAATTGCATGGGGAAACAACTAAGTCTTGATTTTTTGGACTTGCCCAACAAGTCTCTGGAATCATTCACTATCTCAAATGTTAACGATGGATCAAACAG GTTGTGGATCCATTTCTCTGCTGTTTATATCTTCACGGCAGTTGTTTGCTATCTTCTTTACTTT GAGTATGACTATATTTCATCAAAGAGAGTTTCTTACTTTTATTCATCAAAACCTCATCCACATCAGTTTACCATTTTAGTCCGAAGTATTCCAGCTTCATCAGGAAGAAGTTACAGTGAAACAGTTGAAAGTTTTTTTTCAGAGTATTATCCTGCTACATATCTTTCACACTGGGTTGTCCGGCGAGCAAGCAAACTCCAAGGCCTCATT AAAAATTCTGATAGGTTGTACAGAAGGCTTGTGAACTTGAAATCAGCAAACCATGATCGAGAAAGGTTCAGGCGTGCTGGTTTCATGGGCCTTTTTGGACAGAGAGTTGATCTACTTGATCACTATGAAAAGAAGCTGGAAGATATAGAAGACAATGTAAGGGCCGAACAATCTTCAACTCTGGGAAAG GAGGTAGGAGCTGCCTTTGTATCTTTCAGGACACGTTTTGCCGCAGCTTCAGCTATACACATTCAGCAAGGTGTAAATCCTACACAATGGGTCACTGAGCCAGCTCCTGATCCAGAGGATGTGTATTGGCCTTTCTTTTCAGCATCATTTCTAAAGAGATGGATTAGCAACCTGGTGGTCGTTGTGGCATGCGTCGTCCTTACATTGCTATTTCTTATACCCGTTTTAATAGTTCAAGGGCTTACACATCTTGAACAGTTGGAGATCTGGTTTCCCTTTTTGAAAGGCTTGCTTAGAAT AGCATTTGTTAGCCAAGTGATTACCGGATATCTTCCTAGTCTTGTACTTCAGCTGTTTCTCTATGTTGTGCCATCCATAATGATTATGTTCTCATCCATACAAGGGTACATTGCTATGAACCAGATAGAGAAAAGTGCATGCATCAAAGTACTTTGGTTTACTATATGGAACATTTTCTTTGCTAATGTGCTCTCTGGAACAGCTCTCTATCGAGTTGAAATTTTTCTTGAGCCCAAAAATATTCCTGCCGTATTAGCTGTAGCAGTTCCAGGACAG GCAACTTTCTTTATTGCCTATGTGGTTACATCTGGATGGACCAGCACTTCCTCAGAACTTTTTCGGCTGTCAACCCTCACTTTCAATTTTATAAAGAGAAATATTTGTAGGATACTTGATGATGAGTTTGAGGTCCCTTCCGTTCCTTACCACAGTGAGATTCCCAGGATTCTTTTGTTCGGCCTCCTTGGTATAACGTACTTCTTCCTTGCTCCCCTAATTCTGCCATTCCTCTTGGTTTACTACTGTCTGGGGTATCTCATCTACCGGAACCAG CTGCTGAATGTATATGCACCCAAGTATGAGACTGGTGGAAAGTTGTGGCCTATAGTACATGATTCCATGATCTTCTCCTTGATACTGATGCATGTAATAGCCATTGGAATATTTGGGCTAAAGAATCTTCCTCTGGCTTCAAGCTTAACAGTTCCTCTTCCAATCCTTACTCTTGTGTTCAACAGCTATTGTAGGAGACGCTTCCTACCTATGTTCAAGTCTTATTCTGTCGAG AGTTTGCTAAAAAAGGATAAAGAGGAGCAAAATGATCCTACAATAGCAAGTTTTCATGAGAGATTAACCACAGCTTATCAAGATCCAGCATTGCTGCATGTCGGATATTCTGGAAATAGTGCAAGTATCAGTGCCCCCCTTCTTAGTACTACTGAAATTGATGCTTAG
- the LOC129873922 gene encoding ethylene-responsive transcription factor ERF119-like — protein sequence MARKRRAIEGLGEKPRNDVNQGNVAWDEMVKETVVAAALGGARRARKRFVGVRQRPSGRWVAEIKDTIQKIRVWLGTFDTAEEAARAYDEAACLLRGANTRTNFWPCSSSSSSTPALPSKITNLLINRLKARNNSLAAAAAAASSSSSSSDEPVAENHDQDKQGEEFREEETYFSDLQYMEYLKDPEDLITDNNMISNMSAINVSNVTNTLEACLTENDYSVIQPVKNDENSIAGEINNIVEEDAEEEENNTDIGDVVVEPIDFQFVDEIGSSYYYSPFEIAEEINSSETIEQGMIYGDESSMLTEAMRRMNYERKFSASLYAFNGITECLKLKLKSGGRSEQLSRLRNACKRNRNEEEEKKIHEEGVNEKKDSEYSSESSSETGRSSTSLETGSSSSTISEETTYDSELSLWSSIDLPPICTFFT from the coding sequence ATGGCTAGGAAACGAAGGGCCattgagggacttggtgaaaaaCCCCGCAATGATGTTAATCAAGGGAATGTGGCCTGGGACGAAATGGTAAAGGAAACTGTTGTTGCAGCCGCACTTGGAGGAGCGCGGCGAGCACGAAAGAGATTCGTGGGTGTTAGACAGAGGCCATCAGGTAGATGGGTAGCTGAAATTAAAGATACTATACAAAAAATAAGGGTGTGGTTAGGTACCTTTGACACAGCTGAAGAAGCAGCAAGGGCATATGATGAAGCTGCTTGTTTACTTCGTGGAGCTAATACTCGCACGAATTTCTGGCCCtgttcttcatcttcttcttctactcCAGCTCTTCCTTCGAAAATCACTAATCTTCTTATTAATAGGCTCAAAGCTAGAAACAATTCCTTAGCCGCTGCTGCTGCTGcggcttcttcttcttcttcttcttctgatgAACCCGTGGCCGAAAATCATGATCAGGACAAACAGGGAGAAGAATTCAGAGAAGAAGAAACTTATTTTTCGGATTTACAGTATATGGAGTATCTGAAGGATCCTGAAGATCTGATTACTGATAACAACATGATCAGTAATATGAGTGCAATTAACGTGAGCAATGTCACAAACACCTTGGAGGCATGCTTGACTGAAAACGATTATAGTGTAATTCAGCCTGTGAAAAACGATGAAAACTCAATTGCTGGAGAGATTAATAATATTGTGGAAGAGGACgcagaagaagaggaaaacaaTACTGATATAGGAGATGTAGTGGTAGAGCCAATTGACTTCCAATTTGTTGATGAAATTGGATCATCATATTACTATTCACCATTTGAGATAGCTGAAGAGATTAATTCATCAGAAACAATTGAACAGGGGATGATTTATGGAGACGAGTCATCGATGCTAACCGAAGCTATGAGGAGGATGAATTACGAGAGGAAATTCTCAGCATCACTTTATGCTTTCAACGGAATTACAGAATGCTTAAAGTTGAAGCTGAAATCCGGAGGAAGATCAGAGCAATTAAGCAGATTGAGGAATGCATGCAAAAGAAACCGTAACgaggaggaagagaagaaaattcATGAAGAAGGAGTTAATGAGAAGAAAGATAGTGAATACAGTTCAGAAAGTTCATCAGAAACTGGACGATCTTCTACTTCACTGGAAACAGGATCATCTTCTTCCACGATTTCAGAAGAAACTACTTACGATAGTGAATTGTCCCTATGGAGCTCAATTGATCTACCACCAATCTGCACCTTTTTTACTTAG
- the LOC129872840 gene encoding protein IMPAIRED IN BABA-INDUCED STERILITY 1-like, with amino-acid sequence MGCVSSKQTTSHSPPHDSSVNVAGVDNVDPLLHIGFAPLEKIKEEPEKEGEDSVRRFSGKLRASKKGNSEKKATFSIKFGRLTEGEHLAAGWPVWLTAVAGEAIDGWMPLKSNMFQKLEKIGQGTYSSVYRARDIGNGKMVALKKVRFDNFQPDSVRFMAREIAILRKLDHPNIMKLEGIITSRLSCSIYLVFEYMEHDLSGLLSCPDIKFSDSQIKCYMQQLLSGLEHCHSRGIMHRDIKVSNILVNNEGTLKIADFGLANFLSARHKQPLTSRVVTLWYRPPELLLGSTSYGVTVDLWSVGCVFAELFFGRPLLKGRTEVEQLHKIFKLCGSPPEDYWKRSKLPLATMFKPKQPYDSTLRDRCKELPKTAVNLIETLISIDPHKRGTASSALNSEYFNTKPYACDSSSLPKYTPNKEIDAKFREEARRKRSSSTVQTSETSRNSRKARKDLQEPSNFCKVVPTEEVEANVHGSHRNYGSNAHISKGRRATVSRISMKPLYDTVSDAASQMTDESQGDSTVLSVPVQMPESSGFAWAKKGKQDSASTRPYPPPNSRSQKLSAFDPSGVLHSRDTLESNMQDNDEFLRRTHIFQHSIHRKHGHHERPDSFDLSDQELSADYDGQQGRVGFSGPLLNQSQTFDSKKDNQTRKAGRTSRFYGDL; translated from the exons ATGGGTTGCGTCAGCTCCAAGCAGACCACGTCCCATTCCCCGCCCCACGATTCGTCGGTGAATGTCGCCGGTGTAGACAATGTCGATCCTTTATTGCATATTGGCTTTGCCCCTTTGGAGAAGATCAAAGAGGAGCCTGAGAAAGAGGGGGAGGATTCGGTCAGACGATTTTCTGGAAAATTGAGAGCCTCCAAGAAGGGAAATTCTGAAAAAAAGGCTACTTTTAGCATCAAATTTGGAAGGCTAACTGAAGGTGAACATTTAGCCGCCGGATGGCCTGTTTGGCTGACTGCCGTTGCTGGTGAAGCCATTGATGGATGGATGCCTCTTAAATCAAACATGTTCCAGAAATTAGAAAAG ATTGGACAAGGTACGTATAGCAGTGTTTACCGGGCGCGTGATATCGGAAATGGTAAAATGGTTGCCCTAAAGAAGGTGCGATTTGACAATTTCCAACCAGATAGTGTCAGATTTATGGCACGAGAAATTGCAATTCTCCGCAAACTTGACCATCCAAACATCATGAAGCTGGAAGGAATAATCACTTCTCGATTATCATGTAGCATTTACCTTGTTTTCGAGTATATGGAACATGACCTATCTGGATTATTATCATGTCCTGACATCAAATTTAGTGATTCACAG ATCAAATGCTACATGCAGCAGCTACTGAGCGGATTAGAGCACTGCCATTCACGAGGGATAATGCATCGGGATATTAAAGTTTCCAACATTTTGGTTAACAATGAAGGAACTCTGAAAATAGCAGATTTTGGTCTTGCAAATTTCCTTAGTGCAAGGCACAAGCAACCACTGACCAGTCGTGTGGTTACATTATGGTATCGACCTCCTGAACTTCTATTGGGATCAACAAGTTATGGGGTCACTGTTGATTTGTGGAGTGTTGGTTGCGTTTTTGCGGAACTCTTTTTCGGAAGGCCACTCCTGAAAGGGAGGACCGAG GTTGAGCAACTGCACAAAATTTTCAAACTCTGTGGTTCCCCACCCGAAGATTACTGGAAAAGGTCTAAACTTCCACTTGCAACCATGTTTAAGCCCAAGCAACCATATGACAGTACACTTCGAGATAGATGTAAAGAATTACCAAAAACTGCTGTAAACCTTATTGAAACACTTATTTCAATAGATCCTCATAAACGTGGAACTGCTTCATCTGCTCTCAATTCTGAG TATTTCAATACAAAGCCTTATGCTTGTGACTCGTCAAGCCTGCCTAAGTACACACCGAACAAGGAAATTGATGCAAAGTTCAGGGAAGAAGCGAGAAG AAAGAGATCCAGTTCCACAGTGCAAACATCGGAAActtcaagaaattcaagaaAAGCCCGGAAAGATCTTCAAGAACCAAGCAATTTCTGCAAAGTTGTTCCAACAGAG GAAGTTGAGGCAAATGTTCATGGTTCTCATAGAAATTACGGTAGTAATGCCCATATATCTAAAGGAAGGCGAGCTACTGTCTCACGGATATCAATGAAACCATTGTATGACACAGTATCAGACGCTGCTTCTCAGATGACTGATGAGTCTCAAGGAGACAGCACCGTTCTTTCTGTTCCTGTGCAAATGCCAGAATCGAGTGGTTTTGCATGGGCCAAAAAGGGAAAGCAGGATTCTGCATCCACAAGACCATATCCACCTCCCAATTCAAGAAGTCAAAAGTTGAGTGCCTTCGATCCTTCTGGTGTACTGCACTCTAGGGATACCTTGGAATCAAATATGCAAGATAACGATGAGTTTTTAAGAAGGACCCACATTTTCCAGCATTCTATCCATAGGAAACATGGTCATCACGAACGCCCAGATTCGTTTGACTTGTCTGATCAGGAACTATCAGCG GATTATGATGGCCAACAAGGAAGGGTTGGGTTCTCGGGGCCCTTGTTAAATCAGTCCCAGACGTTTGATTCCAAGAAGGATAATCAAACTCGAAAAGCTGGTCGTACATCCCGATTCTATGGAG ATTTATAA
- the LOC129873682 gene encoding uncharacterized protein LOC129873682 → MGACVSTPAIPIKMRKKFPGRPRKYHGKNSKSVSKLNSDAGALVTDIAVSEFVHKTTTCRRSECSNSKVHITQMQWYHSQIDANVLCQEDAWFDTVSIFESDSDDEFSSVHGGRVSQVRKSTIIRLSLRTSVEEEKNGFRAPRKYLLRPRAGLIVPRCTEEKPTAGSWSEIEPSTFKLRSSSFFIDKKKSPAPNVSPYTPIGVDLFLRPKKINHIAQHVELPSVKGGGKLPPLLIVNIQLPTYPAQMFIGDADGESLSLVVYFKLSETMEKDVSPQFQDSIKKLIDDDMEKVKGFAKDSIVSFRERLKIMVGAVNPEDLVSSSTERKLLNSYNEKPVLSRPQHSFYEGSNYFEIDLDIHRFSYIARRGLDAFRDRLQHGILDLGLTIQAQKPEELPEKVLACVRLNKIDFVDNGQIPTLMSIEEDECSY, encoded by the exons ATGGGTGCTTGTGTATCAACTCCAGCAATTCCTATCAAAATGAGGAAGAAATTTCCTGGTCGCCCTAGAAAGTACCATGGAAAGAATTCAAAATCTGTTTCAAAATTAAATAGTGATGCTGGAGCACTGGTTACAGATATTGCAGTTAGTGAGTTTGTTCACAAAACCACAACCTGCAGAAGATCTGAGTGCTCCAATTCTAAAGTCCATATTACTCAGATGCAGTGGTACCATAGTCAAATAGATGCCAATG TTCTTTGCCAAGAGGATGCATGGTTTGACACAGTCAGCATTTTTGAGTCTGACTCAGATGATGAATTCAGTAGTGTTCATGGAG GTCGAGTTTCTCAAGTAAGGAAATCAACAATTATAAGGCTCTCTCTGAGAACATctgttgaagaagaaaaaaatggattTC GCGCACCAAGAAAGTATCTTTTGCGTCCCAGGGCTGGGCTCATTGTTCCTCGTTGTACAGAAGAAAAGCCAACTGCAGGAAGTTGGTCTGAGATTGAGCCCTCGACCTTTAAGCTACGTAGCAGTAGTTTTTTCAT AGATAAGAAAAAATCACCTGCTCCAAATGTGTCTCCTTATACTCCTATTGGAGTCGATTTATTTTTGCGCCCAAAAAAGATCAATCACATTGCTCAACATGTTGAACTTCCTTCTGTAAAAGGAGGTGGAAAATTACCTCCACTACTAATTGTCAACATTCAG TTACCTACATATCCTGCTCAAATGTTTATTGGTGATGCTGATGGGGAAAGCTTGAGCCTTGTagtatattttaaactttctgaAACTATGGAGAAAGACGTCTCTCCTCAGTTCCAGGACAGCATCAAG AAACTTATTGATGATGATATGGAGAAGGTTAAAGGATTTGCAAAAGATTCAATAGTTTCTTTCAGAGAGAGGTTGAAAATAATGGTTGGGGCGGTTAATCCAGAAGATCTTGTTTCCAGTTCAACTGAAAGGAAGCTTTTGAATAGTTACAACGAGAAACCTGTACTTTCTCGCCCTCAACACAGCTTTTATGAG GGCTCAAATTACTTTGAGATTGATCTTGACATTCATCGCTTCAGCTACATAGCAAGAAGGGGACTTGATGCATTCAGAGATCGTTTACAGCATGGCATACTTGATCTTGGTCTAACAATTCAG GCACAAAAACCGGAGGAGCTGCCAGAGAAAGTGCTCGCTTGTGTAAGATTGAACAAGATTGATTTTGTTGACAATGGACAAATTCCAactcttatgagcattgaggaGGATGAATGTTCATACTAA